The Nitrospira sp. genome contains a region encoding:
- the tuf gene encoding elongation factor Tu, giving the protein MAKAKYERKKPHVNIGTIGHVDHGKTTLTAALTKVCADRGMAKFISYDEVAKASESQGRRDATKIMTIAISHVEYETDARHYAHVDCPGHADYVKNMITGAAQMDGAILVVSAADGPMPQTREHILLARQVGVPYIVVFLNKADKVDDKELLELVELEVRELLSKYGFPGDKTPIVQGSALQAMEGNQGPLGIPAIMKLLEAVDTYIPTPQRPIDKPFLMPIEDVFTISGRGTVVTGRCERGIVKVGDEIEIVGLRPTQSTIVTGVEMFRKVLDEGQAGDNIGVLLRGTKKEDVERGMVLSKPKSITPHTKFKAEIYVLTKEEGGRHTPFFNGYRPQFYFRTTDVTGVVQLNPGVEMVMPGDNVSVTGELISPIAMDQGLRFAVREGGKTVGSGVVTEILA; this is encoded by the coding sequence ATGGCGAAGGCGAAATACGAGCGGAAGAAGCCGCACGTGAACATTGGGACGATCGGGCACGTGGACCACGGGAAGACGACGTTGACGGCGGCGTTGACGAAAGTGTGTGCGGATCGGGGGATGGCGAAATTCATCAGTTACGACGAAGTGGCCAAGGCGAGCGAGAGCCAAGGGCGGCGGGACGCGACCAAGATCATGACCATCGCCATCAGCCACGTCGAGTACGAGACCGATGCCCGGCACTATGCGCACGTGGACTGTCCGGGCCACGCCGACTACGTGAAGAACATGATCACCGGAGCGGCCCAGATGGACGGGGCGATCCTGGTCGTGAGCGCCGCAGACGGCCCCATGCCGCAGACCCGGGAGCACATCTTATTGGCGCGGCAGGTGGGGGTGCCGTACATCGTGGTGTTTTTGAACAAGGCCGACAAAGTCGACGACAAAGAGCTGTTGGAGTTGGTCGAGTTGGAAGTGCGGGAGCTGCTCTCCAAGTATGGGTTCCCAGGGGACAAGACCCCGATCGTCCAAGGCAGCGCCCTGCAAGCCATGGAAGGCAACCAGGGGCCGTTGGGGATTCCGGCCATCATGAAGCTGTTAGAGGCGGTTGATACCTATATTCCCACGCCGCAGCGGCCCATCGATAAGCCGTTCCTGATGCCGATCGAAGACGTGTTCACCATCAGCGGCCGGGGCACCGTCGTGACGGGGCGGTGTGAGCGGGGCATCGTGAAGGTCGGGGATGAAATCGAGATCGTGGGGTTGCGGCCGACGCAGAGCACCATCGTGACGGGCGTCGAGATGTTCCGCAAAGTGCTCGACGAAGGGCAGGCGGGGGACAACATCGGGGTGCTTTTGCGGGGGACCAAGAAAGAAGACGTGGAGCGGGGCATGGTGCTCTCGAAGCCCAAGAGCATTACGCCGCATACGAAGTTCAAGGCGGAGATCTATGTGTTGACCAAGGAGGAAGGGGGGCGGCATACCCCGTTCTTCAACGGGTATCGGCCGCAGTTCTACTTCCGGACGACGGATGTGACCGGGGTGGTGCAGCTCAATCCGGGGGTCGAGATGGTGATGCCGGGGGACAACGTGAGTGTGACGGGGGAGTTGATCAGCCCGATCGCGATGGATCAGGGGTTACGGTTTGCCGTACGCGAGGGGGGCAAGACCGTCGGCTCCGGGGTCGTCACGGAAATTCTGGCGTAA
- the rpmG gene encoding 50S ribosomal protein L33, with amino-acid sequence MREIIDMACTLCKQRNYSSMKNKKNDPDRLERNKFCKFCRKHTPHKEVK; translated from the coding sequence ATGCGAGAAATTATCGACATGGCGTGTACGCTTTGCAAACAGCGGAATTACTCGTCCATGAAGAACAAGAAGAACGATCCGGATCGGTTGGAACGAAACAAGTTCTGCAAGTTCTGCCGAAAGCACACGCCTCATAAGGAAGTGAAATAG
- the secE gene encoding preprotein translocase subunit SecE gives MFTRMTESIRLFVTDVRAEMKKVSFPSRAETVGSTTVVIVFCILMSLYLSVIDSFLSWLVGKVI, from the coding sequence ATGTTTACGCGTATGACAGAATCGATTCGGTTGTTTGTGACGGACGTGCGGGCGGAGATGAAAAAGGTTTCATTTCCGAGCCGTGCAGAAACCGTCGGCTCAACAACGGTGGTCATTGTGTTCTGTATCCTGATGTCGTTGTACTTGTCCGTCATCGATTCATTCCTTTCATGGTTGGTGGGCAAGGTCATTTAG
- the nusG gene encoding transcription termination/antitermination protein NusG has protein sequence MTKNWYVIHTYAGFEGRVKTSLVERANQMGLVEKLGQVLVPTEDVIEIKDGKRRTSRRKFFPGYVLVELESPLGDETLQMIKETPKVTGFVGGGAVPTPLTSEEVESLLKQVDAGQAEPREQVKFIKGDNVRIIDGPFLGFNGVVDEVDQDHSRLKVMVSIFGRSTPVELGFLQVERI, from the coding sequence ATGACAAAGAACTGGTACGTCATCCATACGTACGCGGGTTTTGAGGGGCGCGTGAAGACCAGTCTCGTGGAGCGTGCGAATCAAATGGGGCTTGTCGAGAAGCTCGGGCAGGTGCTTGTTCCGACAGAAGATGTGATTGAAATTAAGGATGGCAAGCGACGCACCTCCCGGCGAAAGTTCTTTCCGGGCTATGTTCTTGTGGAACTGGAGTCTCCATTGGGCGATGAGACGTTGCAAATGATCAAGGAAACTCCAAAAGTGACAGGGTTTGTCGGAGGGGGCGCCGTGCCGACACCGCTGACCAGTGAGGAGGTGGAGTCCTTGCTCAAGCAAGTCGATGCGGGGCAGGCCGAACCACGCGAACAGGTCAAGTTTATCAAGGGCGACAATGTTCGCATCATCGATGGCCCGTTCTTGGGGTTCAACGGTGTGGTTGATGAAGTCGATCAGGATCATAGCCGGTTGAAGGTTATGGTGAGCATATTCGGCCGGTCGACCCCGGTTGAATTAGGATTTTTACAAGTGGAACGGATATAG
- the rplK gene encoding 50S ribosomal protein L11, producing the protein MAKEVSAQIKLQIPAGKANPAPPVGPSLGQHGVNIMEFCKQFNAKTQKDGDSIIPVIITVYKDRTFTFVMKTPPASDLLKKAAGIIKGSGVPQKDKVGKITRQQLNEIARKKMADLNAADVEGAAKIIEGTARSMGVVIQG; encoded by the coding sequence ATGGCGAAAGAAGTGTCGGCGCAGATCAAGTTGCAAATTCCGGCTGGCAAGGCCAATCCAGCTCCTCCTGTCGGTCCCTCGCTGGGCCAGCATGGAGTCAATATCATGGAGTTCTGCAAGCAGTTCAATGCCAAGACCCAGAAGGACGGGGACAGTATCATTCCCGTCATCATTACGGTCTACAAGGATCGCACCTTCACCTTCGTGATGAAAACGCCGCCTGCTTCGGATCTCCTGAAAAAGGCCGCGGGGATCATCAAAGGGTCTGGTGTGCCGCAGAAAGATAAGGTTGGGAAAATCACAAGACAGCAATTGAACGAAATTGCCCGCAAGAAGATGGCGGATTTGAATGCAGCTGATGTGGAAGGGGCGGCCAAAATCATCGAGGGTACCGCCCGCAGCATGGGCGTCGTCATTCAAGGATAA
- a CDS encoding 50S ribosomal protein L1, with amino-acid sequence MGKKMDTAIKNVEPRVYGLREAVETVKKSAFAKFDESVDLALRLGIDPKRSDQLVRGTASLPHGTGKKVRVLVFAKGEKEQEARQAGADYVGSDDLMEKIKGGWMDFDCAISTPDLMASVGKLGKVLGPRGLMPNPKTGTVTFEVGKAVADIRKGRVEFKVEKAGIVHVPVGKVSFDPTKLYDNASAILESVIKAKPASCKGRYLKSATISSTMGPGVKLDTVALTKQWS; translated from the coding sequence ATGGGAAAGAAAATGGATACGGCGATCAAGAACGTTGAGCCTCGCGTGTATGGATTGCGTGAGGCCGTTGAAACCGTGAAAAAATCGGCCTTTGCCAAATTTGATGAGTCGGTAGATCTCGCGCTCAGGCTGGGAATCGATCCAAAGCGCTCCGATCAGCTGGTCCGAGGAACGGCTTCACTTCCCCACGGAACGGGAAAAAAGGTTCGTGTCCTCGTGTTTGCAAAAGGCGAAAAAGAGCAGGAGGCGCGTCAAGCGGGTGCCGACTACGTCGGGTCTGATGACTTGATGGAAAAGATCAAGGGCGGATGGATGGATTTCGATTGCGCGATCTCCACGCCTGATCTAATGGCCTCGGTGGGAAAACTCGGTAAGGTGCTGGGGCCTCGGGGATTGATGCCGAATCCTAAGACGGGGACAGTGACGTTCGAGGTTGGAAAGGCTGTCGCGGACATCCGAAAAGGTCGTGTGGAGTTCAAGGTCGAAAAGGCCGGCATTGTGCACGTACCGGTCGGGAAAGTGTCTTTCGATCCAACGAAGCTGTACGACAATGCCTCGGCCATCCTTGAATCCGTCATCAAGGCGAAGCCGGCCTCATGCAAAGGGCGTTATCTCAAGAGCGCCACGATTTCCAGTACGATGGGTCCCGGTGTGAAATTGGATACCGTCGCGCTGACGAAGCAGTGGAGTTAG
- the rplL gene encoding 50S ribosomal protein L7/L12, with product MKKEEKVTAVAELAEKFGRARLAILTECVGLPVNQVTELRKQLRGAKAEYRIVKNTLAARAAEGTVLAGLKAHLKGPTGVVIGYDDPVLPTKVLKDFIGAEKREEKIRMTAGVLEGKILQPAELAAVAKLPKKEVLVAMLLSAMQGPIRGVVYTLNAVLSKFVRVIAAIQDKRKGEGDMPATEGKLSQEELIKAIESMSVLDLAELVKGLETRFGVTAAAPVAMAAAPAAGGGAAAPAEEKTAFDVILASAPADKKIQIIKVVRELTSLGLKEAKDLVEGAPKPVKAGVTKEEADTMKKKLEESGAKVEVK from the coding sequence ATGAAAAAGGAAGAGAAGGTTACGGCGGTGGCGGAATTGGCCGAAAAATTCGGTCGCGCACGTCTCGCCATCTTGACTGAATGCGTCGGCCTGCCTGTGAACCAGGTCACAGAGTTGCGAAAGCAGCTCCGCGGGGCAAAGGCCGAATATCGTATCGTGAAAAATACGTTGGCGGCTCGTGCCGCCGAGGGCACGGTGTTGGCCGGCCTCAAGGCGCATCTCAAAGGTCCGACCGGGGTGGTTATCGGATACGACGACCCTGTGTTGCCGACCAAGGTTTTAAAGGATTTCATCGGTGCGGAAAAGCGAGAAGAGAAGATTCGCATGACGGCCGGAGTGCTGGAAGGGAAGATTCTCCAGCCCGCGGAGCTGGCCGCCGTTGCGAAACTGCCGAAGAAAGAAGTTCTCGTGGCTATGCTGCTCTCGGCCATGCAAGGGCCGATTCGCGGTGTTGTCTATACGTTGAACGCGGTTTTATCGAAGTTCGTCAGAGTCATTGCAGCCATTCAGGATAAACGGAAAGGAGAAGGGGACATGCCAGCTACGGAAGGGAAATTGTCGCAGGAAGAATTGATCAAGGCGATCGAAAGCATGAGTGTGCTCGATCTTGCTGAACTGGTGAAGGGGTTGGAAACGCGGTTCGGTGTGACGGCAGCGGCTCCGGTCGCGATGGCCGCAGCGCCGGCTGCAGGTGGTGGAGCAGCGGCTCCTGCCGAGGAAAAGACGGCATTCGATGTCATCCTCGCGTCCGCTCCGGCTGATAAGAAGATCCAAATCATCAAGGTGGTGCGCGAGCTCACCAGTCTCGGACTCAAAGAAGCCAAAGACCTTGTCGAGGGCGCGCCCAAACCGGTCAAGGCCGGGGTGACCAAGGAAGAAGCCGACACGATGAAGAAGAAGCTTGAAGAAAGCGGCGCCAAGGTCGAAGTCAAGTAA
- the rpoB gene encoding DNA-directed RNA polymerase subunit beta has product MSETTLQEFVERKDFSRIRTNIDIPDLIEIQKRSYEEFLQLEVEPERRKDHGLQAALASVFPIPDYNNTAVLEFSSYTLGTPKYDERECLEQGMTFAVPLKLRVRLVVFDKEDKGPRKKVLDVREQEVYVGELPLMTERGTFIVNGTERVVVSQLHRSPGASFTHDKGRTHASGKVLYSARIIPYRGSWLDFEFDARDILYVRIDRRRKMPTTILLKAFGFSSDDLLKMYYPVEEIRVSKGKMFRKLDPDIHHGLRCSAEVTDKGGKEPLVREGARLTKGMIAKLKASGVKEIPMLPTELVGRAILTELLDSKKNKLAEKNQRLTPEIVEQIVESDVEEFKVIYLDMATATPVILDTLEMEKIGSKEEAMVEIYRRLRPGETPSVDTARALFDNLFLNSKRYDLSPVGRLKLNKKLGLDLPLDQRTLTAQDIVEVIRYLVNLKIGKGEIDDIDHLGNRRVRSVGELLENQFRLGLVRMERSIKERMNLLDMETVLPHDLINAKPVVAAVKEFFSSSQLSQFMDQTNPLAEITHKRRLSALGPGGLTRERAGFEVRDVHPSHYSRICPIETPEGPNIGLITSLATYARINQFGFIEAPYRKVVKGRVTDEIEFLSAIEGDKYIIAQANSKLDGTARLVSETVSCRHGGDFVLAAPDKIEYMDVSPKQVVSVATALVPFLEHDDANRALMGSNMQRQAVPLVTSESPLVGTGMEAVVARDSGYVIQARRAGVVESVDATRIVVRADAKDGKKGKDSGLDVYDLIKFQRSNQNTCITQTPVVRIGQPVKKGQVLGDGPAIDHGELALGKNVLVAFMPWGGYNFEDAILLSEKLVREDAFTSIHIEEFEVEARDTKLGKEDVTRDIPNVGEEALRNLDESGIIRIGAEVKPGDILVGKVTPKGETQLTPEEKLLRAIFGEKAGDVKDTSLTVPPGVEGIVVDVKIFSRKGLDKDERSKSIETDDQMKLQRDHHEELRIIDEEKTKKIRKLLLGKVVGRDLMDPESGDVILKKKGKLTAEILRRLPDDTVRHIILSDPDEQKELEDVERRAKEQIEILQTLYDEKVGRLKRGDELPPGVIKLVKVYIAMKRKIQVGDKMAGRHGNKGVVSRVLPEEDMPYLPDGTPVEIVLNPLGVPSRMNVGQILETHLGWAARALGIKVASPVFDGASEKEIKDLLKKAKLPTSGQTQLIDGKTGEPFGSPVTVGYMYVLKLHHLVDDKIHARSIGPYSLVTQQPLGGKAQFGGQRLGEMEVWALQAYGAASTLQEFLTVKSDDVPGRSRMYEAVVKGEPFLEPGLPESFNVLVKELQSLGLDVELVKTQD; this is encoded by the coding sequence ATGTCCGAAACGACTCTACAAGAGTTCGTCGAGCGGAAAGATTTTTCTCGTATCCGAACCAACATCGATATTCCGGATTTGATTGAAATCCAGAAGCGTTCCTACGAAGAATTTTTGCAGCTTGAAGTCGAGCCGGAGCGACGAAAAGATCATGGACTACAGGCGGCGTTGGCCAGTGTCTTCCCGATCCCGGACTATAACAATACGGCCGTACTCGAATTTTCGAGCTACACGTTGGGGACACCGAAATACGACGAACGCGAATGCCTTGAGCAGGGTATGACCTTTGCGGTTCCGTTGAAGTTGCGTGTCCGTTTGGTGGTGTTTGATAAGGAGGATAAGGGACCTCGGAAGAAAGTGCTGGATGTGCGCGAGCAGGAGGTCTATGTCGGAGAATTGCCGTTGATGACTGAGCGCGGCACGTTCATCGTCAATGGAACGGAGCGCGTCGTCGTCAGCCAGCTTCATCGGTCGCCTGGCGCGTCGTTCACGCACGACAAGGGACGCACCCATGCGAGCGGCAAGGTGTTGTACTCGGCGCGAATTATTCCCTATCGAGGTTCTTGGCTCGATTTTGAGTTCGATGCGAGAGACATTCTGTATGTGCGCATCGATCGCCGCCGGAAGATGCCGACTACGATCTTATTGAAGGCTTTTGGGTTTTCGAGCGACGATTTGCTCAAAATGTACTACCCGGTCGAAGAAATTCGGGTATCGAAGGGCAAGATGTTCCGCAAGCTGGACCCGGACATCCATCATGGGCTTCGGTGTTCCGCAGAGGTGACGGACAAGGGCGGTAAGGAACCGTTAGTCCGGGAAGGCGCCAGGCTGACGAAAGGCATGATCGCCAAACTGAAGGCGTCGGGCGTGAAGGAAATTCCCATGCTCCCGACCGAGTTGGTGGGGCGTGCCATTCTCACGGAATTGCTCGATTCGAAGAAGAACAAGCTGGCGGAAAAGAATCAGCGTTTGACCCCCGAAATCGTCGAACAGATTGTCGAGAGCGATGTTGAGGAATTTAAGGTCATCTATCTCGATATGGCCACCGCGACGCCGGTGATCCTCGATACCTTGGAGATGGAGAAGATCGGGTCGAAGGAGGAAGCGATGGTGGAAATCTATCGCCGTCTCCGTCCTGGTGAGACTCCGTCCGTCGATACGGCGCGGGCGTTGTTCGACAATTTGTTCTTGAATTCCAAGCGCTACGATTTGTCTCCGGTCGGTCGGCTCAAGCTGAACAAGAAGCTGGGATTGGACTTACCGCTTGATCAGCGCACCCTGACCGCTCAGGACATCGTGGAAGTCATTCGCTATCTCGTGAACCTTAAGATCGGAAAAGGCGAAATCGACGACATCGACCACTTGGGCAATCGCCGTGTACGGTCGGTCGGTGAACTGCTCGAGAATCAGTTTCGGCTGGGCCTGGTTCGCATGGAACGAAGCATCAAGGAGCGCATGAATCTCCTCGATATGGAAACCGTATTGCCCCATGATCTGATCAACGCGAAACCGGTGGTCGCGGCCGTGAAGGAGTTCTTCAGCAGCAGTCAGCTTTCTCAATTCATGGACCAAACCAACCCGCTGGCTGAAATCACGCATAAGCGTCGATTGTCCGCGCTTGGTCCTGGTGGACTCACGAGGGAACGGGCGGGATTTGAAGTCCGAGACGTGCATCCGTCCCACTACAGTCGAATTTGTCCGATCGAAACGCCGGAAGGTCCGAACATTGGGCTGATTACATCCCTGGCGACCTATGCACGGATCAACCAGTTCGGGTTCATTGAGGCGCCCTATCGAAAGGTTGTCAAGGGGCGCGTCACCGATGAAATTGAATTTCTCTCGGCGATCGAAGGTGACAAATATATCATCGCCCAGGCCAACTCAAAATTGGATGGAACGGCGCGGCTGGTTTCAGAAACGGTCTCCTGTCGTCATGGAGGAGACTTCGTGTTGGCGGCTCCGGATAAGATCGAGTACATGGACGTCTCGCCGAAGCAAGTGGTGAGTGTGGCGACCGCCCTCGTGCCGTTTTTGGAGCACGACGACGCCAATCGCGCGCTGATGGGTTCCAACATGCAACGCCAAGCGGTTCCCTTGGTCACGTCCGAATCTCCTCTCGTCGGGACCGGAATGGAAGCCGTGGTCGCTCGAGATTCAGGGTATGTCATCCAGGCTCGTCGAGCCGGAGTCGTAGAGAGTGTCGATGCGACACGTATCGTCGTGCGGGCCGATGCGAAAGACGGCAAGAAGGGCAAGGATTCCGGGTTAGACGTCTATGACCTGATCAAGTTCCAGCGGTCGAACCAAAACACCTGTATCACCCAAACTCCTGTGGTTCGAATCGGGCAGCCGGTCAAGAAAGGACAGGTATTGGGAGACGGGCCTGCGATCGATCACGGAGAACTCGCGCTGGGGAAAAATGTGCTCGTCGCGTTCATGCCATGGGGGGGCTACAACTTCGAGGACGCCATTTTGCTCAGCGAGAAGTTGGTCCGCGAAGACGCCTTCACCTCGATCCACATCGAAGAGTTCGAGGTGGAAGCCCGGGATACCAAGCTGGGTAAGGAGGACGTCACGCGGGATATTCCCAATGTCGGCGAAGAAGCGCTCAGGAATCTGGACGAGAGCGGGATTATCCGTATCGGGGCGGAAGTGAAGCCGGGTGACATTCTAGTGGGAAAGGTCACGCCCAAAGGCGAGACTCAGCTGACCCCTGAAGAAAAGCTGCTCCGCGCGATCTTCGGCGAGAAGGCCGGCGACGTGAAGGATACATCGTTGACTGTGCCTCCCGGGGTAGAGGGCATCGTGGTCGACGTCAAAATCTTCTCGCGCAAAGGGCTCGACAAGGACGAACGTTCGAAGAGCATCGAGACCGATGACCAGATGAAGTTGCAGCGTGATCACCACGAAGAGCTGCGGATCATTGATGAAGAAAAGACGAAGAAGATTCGGAAGTTGTTGCTCGGCAAGGTCGTAGGCCGCGATCTCATGGATCCGGAGAGCGGCGACGTTATTTTGAAGAAGAAGGGCAAGCTCACAGCGGAGATTCTCAGACGATTGCCCGACGATACGGTACGGCACATCATTCTGAGCGATCCTGACGAACAAAAGGAACTGGAAGACGTCGAACGGCGGGCAAAAGAGCAGATTGAGATCCTCCAGACTCTCTACGACGAGAAAGTGGGCCGCTTGAAACGGGGCGATGAATTGCCTCCCGGTGTGATCAAGCTCGTCAAGGTCTACATCGCGATGAAGCGCAAGATCCAAGTCGGTGACAAGATGGCCGGTCGTCATGGCAACAAGGGCGTCGTGTCACGGGTTTTGCCCGAGGAGGACATGCCGTATTTGCCGGACGGGACCCCTGTAGAGATCGTGCTAAATCCACTCGGTGTGCCGTCGCGTATGAATGTAGGGCAAATTCTGGAAACCCATCTTGGATGGGCGGCGAGGGCTTTGGGGATCAAGGTGGCGAGTCCGGTGTTTGATGGAGCATCGGAGAAGGAAATTAAGGACCTGTTGAAGAAGGCGAAGCTGCCGACGAGCGGTCAAACTCAACTGATCGATGGGAAGACAGGCGAACCGTTCGGTAGTCCGGTGACGGTCGGATATATGTACGTGCTCAAGCTCCACCATTTGGTGGACGACAAGATCCACGCACGGTCCATCGGTCCGTACTCACTCGTGACCCAGCAGCCGCTCGGCGGCAAGGCTCAATTCGGCGGACAGCGTCTGGGAGAAATGGAAGTCTGGGCGTTGCAAGCCTACGGTGCGGCCTCGACCCTCCAGGAATTCCTTACCGTGAAATCCGACGACGTGCCGGGCCGGTCACGCATGTACGAAGCGGTCGTCAAGGGCGAGCCTTTTCTCGAACCAGGGTTGCCTGAGTCGTTCAACGTGTTGGTCAAAGAATTACAGAGCTTGGGACTCGATGTAGAGTTGGTCAAGACGCAAGACTAA
- a CDS encoding 30S ribosomal protein S12 has translation MPTINQLVRKGRMFVKAKTKSPALKSCPQKRGVCLRVYTTTPKKPNSALRKVARVRLTNGMEVTTYIPGVGHNLQEHSIVLVRGGRVKDLPGVRYHLVRGALDAVGVADRKQSRSKYGAKRPK, from the coding sequence ATGCCGACGATCAATCAGCTAGTTCGAAAAGGCCGGATGTTTGTGAAGGCGAAGACGAAGAGTCCGGCCCTGAAGTCTTGTCCACAAAAGAGAGGCGTTTGTCTTCGCGTCTACACGACGACGCCAAAGAAGCCGAATTCAGCCTTGCGGAAGGTTGCTCGTGTGCGTCTCACAAACGGCATGGAAGTGACAACCTATATCCCAGGTGTTGGACACAATCTCCAGGAGCACTCGATCGTGCTTGTGCGTGGAGGGCGTGTCAAAGACCTTCCAGGCGTTCGGTATCACCTGGTTCGTGGTGCCCTGGATGCCGTGGGAGTGGCCGATCGAAAGCAGAGTCGTTCAAAGTACGGGGCGAAACGGCCAAAGTAG
- the rpsG gene encoding 30S ribosomal protein S7 has protein sequence MPRSRFLGQREVLPDVRYRDKLVGKFINTLMSSGKKSTTERICYGAFDVIQEKTGGDPLKVFKAAVDNVKPIVEVKSRRVGGASYQVPVEIRPARRVSLALRWLSQFARTRGGKSMREKLAAELMDASNNTGAAVKKREDVHRMAEANKAFAHYRW, from the coding sequence ATGCCACGCAGTAGATTTTTAGGTCAACGTGAAGTGCTCCCCGATGTGCGATATCGAGATAAGTTGGTGGGGAAGTTTATCAATACGCTGATGAGCAGCGGGAAAAAAAGTACGACTGAACGAATATGCTACGGAGCCTTCGACGTTATCCAAGAGAAGACCGGCGGGGACCCGCTTAAGGTATTTAAGGCGGCTGTGGACAATGTGAAGCCGATCGTTGAGGTCAAGTCTCGCCGGGTGGGAGGTGCCTCCTATCAGGTTCCGGTCGAAATCAGGCCGGCACGCCGGGTATCGTTGGCGTTGCGTTGGTTGTCACAATTTGCCCGTACGCGCGGTGGCAAGAGCATGCGCGAAAAGCTCGCAGCCGAACTGATGGATGCGTCGAACAATACCGGGGCTGCGGTCAAGAAGCGGGAAGACGTGCATCGGATGGCAGAGGCGAATAAAGCGTTCGCCCATTATCGCTGGTAA